The following are encoded together in the Bactrocera neohumeralis isolate Rockhampton chromosome 6, APGP_CSIRO_Bneo_wtdbg2-racon-allhic-juicebox.fasta_v2, whole genome shotgun sequence genome:
- the LOC126763794 gene encoding trypsin, with protein MWQLKCVMWAVMVLQLNAASADSGYSYQPPHNQIAALPQENGYNTGYYYPPPAEQAPAQNFSGYFYPRPPARIPAIPAESQADSTEPSGTPPPGVMGDFIDDIINEQKEQILSSVLGSSDLEDGEYTDDDSSNLRFKKCADCSCGVPNENRIVGGTIVQTNKLPWTAQILTNGFTYCGGSLINDRYVLTAAHCVKGQKVMTTTVRLLQVNRSTKNMGIMRSAVSFAIHKKYNTNTLINDIALIELNKPVPLKDPIRPVCLPSSAAHNFDFKEAIVAGWGLTTQDGSVSSILREVTVPIITNTQCRATSYKTMIKATMLCAGHVGEGGKDACQGDSGGPLIVRDGIFRLAGVVSFGYGCARPNAPGIYTRVSRYLEWISANTRNACYCSK; from the exons ATGTGGCAGCTAAAGTGCGTTATGTGGGCCGTAATGGTGCTCCAATTAAACGCTGCAAGTGCG GACTCTGGCTACTCCTACCAACCGCCGCACAATCAAATTGCCGCTTTACCACAGGAAAATGGTTATAATACTGGCTACTATTATCCACCTCCTGCCGAACAAGCGCCCGCGCAAAATTTCAGCGGTTATTTTTATCCACGCCCACCTGCGCGCATACCCGCCATACCCGCCGAAAGTCAAGCTGACAGCACTGAGCCTAGTGGCACACCCCCACCCGGTGTAATGGGTGACTTCATCGATGACATTATAAATGAGCAGAAAGAGCAAATACTCTCTTCGGTGTTGGGCAGTAGCGACCTTGAGGATGGTGAATACACAGATGATGACTCGAGTAACTTGCGTTTCAAAAAATGCGCTGATTGCT CTTGCGGCGTGCCAAATGAAAATCGCATCGTTGGTGGGACTATCGTGCAAACCAATAAACTCCCCTGGACCGCACAAATACTTACGAATGGGTTTACCTACTGCGGTGGCTCACTGATAAATGATCGCTATGTACTCACGGCTGCTCATTGCGTTAAAGGACAAAAAGTCATGACGACTACTGTGAGACTTTTGCAGGTAAATCGGTCCACGAAGAACATGGGCATAATGAGAAGCGCCGTCTCATTTGCTATACATAAAAAGTACAATACAAATACTTTGATCAACGATATAGCTTTGATTGAGCTGAATAAGCCAGTTCCGTTAAAGGATCCCATTCGACCGGTGTGTTTGCCTAGTTCGGCAGCACATAATTTTGACTTCAAAGAG gCTATCGTTGCTGGCTGGGGTCTAACCACTCAGGATGGCAGTGTCTCGAGTATTTTGCGTGAGGTCACAGTACCGATTATCACGAATACTCAATGCCGTGCTACTTCGTATAAGACGATGATTAAGGCTACGATGTTATGTGCCGGTCATGTCGGCGAAGGTGGCAAGGATGCTTGTCAG GGTGACAGTGGTGGTCCACTGATTGTACGTGATGGCATTTTCCGGCTGGCTGGTGTTGTTTCCTTCGGTTATGGCTGCGCTCGACCAAATGCACCGGGTATTTATACGCGTGTCAGTCGCTACTTGGAATGGATCTCGGCAAATACGAGAAATGCCTGTTATTGTTCGAAATAA